The Litchfieldia alkalitelluris genome has a window encoding:
- a CDS encoding YihY/virulence factor BrkB family protein, whose protein sequence is MSISKGWEFIKDLIKRFNEDEVAGLSAELAYFFLLSLFPFLIFSITLIGFLPISDIDILNSVREYAPEGTIEMIERNLHSIIGSHNGTLLSFGIIATIWSASNGINAVVRAFNRAYDVKESRHFLVARGMSILLTLGMVIVIVVALLLPVFGRQIGMFIFSAFGFSSEFLSVWNAIRWLFSAGILFIVFSCLYYFAPNKKLKLKEVLSGSIFSTFGWMFVSLGFSYYVSTFGNYSATYGSLGGIIVLMIWFYLSGMIIIIGGEINAILNCKRIRAER, encoded by the coding sequence ATGAGTATAAGTAAAGGCTGGGAATTTATAAAAGATCTTATAAAGCGATTCAATGAGGATGAAGTTGCAGGGCTTTCTGCAGAGTTAGCCTACTTTTTCTTACTATCACTATTTCCTTTTCTCATTTTTAGTATAACGTTAATAGGTTTTTTGCCGATTTCAGATATTGATATTTTAAACAGTGTACGCGAATATGCACCAGAAGGTACGATTGAGATGATTGAGCGAAACTTACACTCTATAATCGGTTCTCACAATGGGACACTTTTATCATTCGGTATTATTGCTACTATTTGGTCAGCATCAAACGGAATCAACGCTGTTGTTCGTGCATTTAATCGAGCCTATGATGTGAAGGAAAGTAGACATTTTCTAGTTGCGAGGGGAATGTCAATCTTATTGACACTTGGAATGGTTATCGTGATTGTGGTTGCTTTATTACTACCAGTATTTGGTCGTCAAATTGGGATGTTTATTTTCTCAGCTTTCGGATTTTCATCAGAGTTTTTAAGTGTTTGGAATGCGATTCGTTGGTTGTTTAGTGCTGGAATTTTATTTATTGTGTTTAGTTGTCTTTACTACTTCGCTCCAAACAAAAAGCTAAAATTAAAGGAAGTGTTAAGTGGGTCTATCTTTTCCACGTTCGGTTGGATGTTTGTATCCCTCGGATTTTCATATTATGTAAGCACTTTTGGGAATTACTCAGCCACTTATGGGAGTCTAGGTGGGATTATTGTTCTTATGATTTGGTTTTACTTATCAGGGATGATTATTATTATTGGTGGCGAAATCAATGCAATCCTAAATTGTAAGAGGATTAGGGCAGAAAGATAG
- a CDS encoding YtxH domain-containing protein encodes MARNKMVEGMLLGAVVGAAISLFDRETREQVVNGTIKAGEKAAHLIKHPGQVASEMKENIHQVRTTLEQVSEDIRFITGKVSELNRTTPEMINMIKDTQDVFTSFKSVDENRRLEE; translated from the coding sequence ATGGCTAGAAATAAAATGGTAGAAGGAATGCTGCTTGGTGCAGTCGTAGGTGCTGCGATTTCGTTGTTTGACCGTGAAACAAGAGAACAAGTGGTCAATGGGACGATAAAAGCCGGGGAAAAGGCAGCCCATCTTATTAAACATCCAGGGCAAGTTGCTAGTGAGATGAAGGAAAATATCCACCAGGTTCGGACGACGCTTGAACAGGTGTCAGAGGATATTCGATTTATAACAGGGAAAGTAAGTGAATTAAATCGTACAACTCCTGAAATGATAAATATGATAAAAGATACTCAAGATGTTTTTACAAGTTTCAAGTCTGTAGACGAGAACAGGAGGCTTGAGGAATAG
- a CDS encoding low molecular weight protein-tyrosine-phosphatase, whose amino-acid sequence MVNVLFVCLGNICRSPMAEAVFRNMLNDAGLNDKIKVDSAGTGHWHVGKPPHEGTRQVLNDKGISHEGIKARQVVNTDVVNFDYIIAMDAENLGNLRRIAGYKQTGYIGRLLDYVTDSKIEDVPDPYYTGNFDEVYDLISSGCRGLLETIRREKHL is encoded by the coding sequence ATGGTTAATGTGTTATTTGTTTGTCTAGGTAATATTTGCAGGTCTCCAATGGCTGAAGCAGTCTTCCGAAATATGCTAAACGATGCTGGTTTGAATGATAAAATAAAAGTGGATTCAGCAGGTACAGGACACTGGCATGTGGGCAAGCCTCCTCATGAAGGAACCCGTCAAGTTTTAAACGATAAGGGAATAAGTCATGAAGGGATTAAGGCTAGACAAGTGGTCAATACTGATGTTGTTAATTTCGATTATATTATTGCAATGGATGCAGAAAATCTAGGGAATTTAAGAAGAATTGCTGGTTACAAACAAACAGGGTACATAGGAAGATTATTGGATTATGTAACAGACAGTAAAATAGAGGATGTCCCAGACCCATATTATACTGGTAATTTTGATGAGGTTTATGATTTGATTTCAAGTGGCTGTCGTGGTTTATTAGAGACAATTAGGAGAGAGAAACATTTATAG
- a CDS encoding DUF1128 domain-containing protein, translated as MDLTQKSVENVEFMIEKIKDKLKVLNLGAIKPSHFDEEMYEELTEIYDLVMKKNSFSPNEMQALVEELGSLRKK; from the coding sequence ATGGATTTAACTCAAAAATCTGTCGAAAATGTTGAATTTATGATTGAAAAAATAAAAGACAAGCTTAAGGTGCTTAATTTAGGTGCGATAAAACCATCACACTTCGATGAAGAGATGTACGAAGAATTAACAGAGATCTATGATTTAGTGATGAAAAAAAATTCTTTTAGCCCTAATGAGATGCAAGCATTAGTTGAAGAGCTAGGCTCACTACGTAAAAAATAG
- a CDS encoding metal-dependent hydrolase: MDTVTHTLFGMTLYGAINKENDSKATKKSLLLATIGGSQIPDIDVISRFWDTEGLYQMWHRGITHSLFLVPIWALVLTLLCIVLFKVKDYKRLFFISCIAVFIHNTSDLFNAWGTGYFEPFSSIRITFGVIPIVDVIFWLIMISSMIISKYIKQNRHQLFRLAWLLIVLHVSIQSVQGYFIYKQYENNYDQLALSASFIPWNYTVIGKSDDIVEITDDTLFTKPKPMYTLHSQDNANLEVLFNLNPSAHTLYHWSPFVVVVDDDTRLGIYDPRFYMNGESFLFEYIVKQ; encoded by the coding sequence TTGGATACAGTAACACATACACTTTTTGGCATGACTTTATATGGAGCAATAAATAAAGAAAATGATTCAAAGGCAACAAAAAAGTCCCTTTTACTCGCAACAATTGGAGGAAGCCAGATACCCGATATTGATGTGATATCAAGATTTTGGGATACAGAAGGACTTTATCAGATGTGGCACCGGGGAATTACACATTCATTATTCCTTGTACCAATTTGGGCACTCGTTTTAACACTACTTTGTATCGTTCTTTTCAAGGTAAAAGACTATAAACGATTATTTTTCATATCGTGTATTGCCGTATTCATACATAATACGAGTGATCTTTTCAATGCATGGGGGACAGGCTATTTTGAGCCATTCTCCTCCATTCGCATTACTTTTGGAGTTATTCCGATTGTTGATGTCATCTTTTGGTTAATTATGATTTCATCAATGATTATCTCTAAGTACATAAAGCAGAATCGACATCAGTTATTTCGTTTAGCATGGCTACTAATTGTTTTACACGTATCTATTCAATCTGTTCAAGGATACTTTATATATAAGCAATATGAGAACAACTATGATCAATTAGCACTTTCTGCTAGCTTTATTCCCTGGAATTATACGGTCATTGGTAAAAGTGATGATATTGTTGAGATTACTGATGATACTTTATTTACTAAACCAAAGCCAATGTATACATTACATTCACAAGATAATGCAAATTTAGAAGTACTTTTTAATCTTAATCCAAGTGCTCATACATTATATCACTGGTCTCCTTTTGTTGTGGTTGTTGATGATGATACAAGACTAGGTATTTATGATCCACGTTTTTATATGAATGGAGAATCGTTTTTATTTGAATATATAGTAAAACAATAA
- the adhE gene encoding bifunctional acetaldehyde-CoA/alcohol dehydrogenase has protein sequence MAVEEKEVTKQNEVQTMIDSLVEKGQKALKAFLEFDQQTIDKIVKEMALAGLDQHMPLAKLAVEETKRGVFEDKVIKNIFATEYIYNNIKYDKTVGIINENDFDGLVEIAEPVGVVAGVTPVTNPTSTTMFKALVSIKTRNPIIFAFHPSAQKCSSEAARVLRDAAVKHGAPEDCIQWIELPSIEATKQLMNHPGIALVLATGGAGMVKSAYSTGKPALGVGPGNVPCYIEKTAVVKRAVNDLILSKTFDNGMICASEQAVIIDKEIYEEVKAEMLDKGCYFLSAEETAKVSKLVIREDTCAVNADIVGKSAYEIAKMAGVKVPVDAKILVAELQGVGPDYPLSREKLSPVLACYKVNSTSEGLQRAEEMLEFGGLGHSAVIHSTNEEVQKAYGIRMKACRIIVNAPSSQGAIGDIYNAFLPSLTLGCGSYGKNSVASNVGAIHLLNVKRMARRNNNMQWFKVPPKIYFEKNSTQYLAKIPNISRAFIVTDPGMVKLGYVDRVTHYLRQRPDLVHVDVFSDVEPDPSIDTVMKGAEAMMAFQPDVIIALGGGSAMDAAKGMWLFYEHPEADFFGLKQKFLDIRKRVVKYPKLDKTQFVAIPTTSGTGSEVTSFSVITDKVNNIKYPLADYELTPDVAIVDPTFVMTVPKVITADTGMDVLTHAFEAYVSIMANDYTDGLAMKAIQLVFEYLPRAYHDGSDAVAREKMHNASTIAGMAFANAFLGINHSLAHKLGAEFHIAHGRSNTILMPHVIRYNASKPKKFASFPKYEHFIADQRYAEIARTLGLPARTTEEGVESLVQAVIKLAKELDIPMSIEANGVTKKQFEAKVDYLAERAFEDQCTTANPKLPLVTELAEIYRQAFKGV, from the coding sequence ATGGCAGTTGAAGAAAAAGAAGTAACAAAACAAAACGAAGTTCAAACAATGATTGACTCACTTGTGGAAAAAGGACAAAAGGCACTTAAAGCTTTCTTGGAATTTGACCAACAAACGATTGATAAAATCGTAAAAGAAATGGCTTTAGCTGGTTTAGATCAACATATGCCACTTGCGAAACTAGCAGTTGAAGAAACCAAGCGTGGAGTATTCGAAGATAAGGTCATTAAAAATATTTTTGCAACAGAATATATCTATAACAATATTAAATACGATAAAACAGTTGGAATCATTAATGAAAATGACTTCGATGGTTTAGTAGAAATTGCAGAGCCAGTTGGTGTAGTGGCAGGGGTAACTCCAGTAACAAACCCAACATCAACAACTATGTTTAAAGCATTAGTTTCCATTAAAACTAGAAACCCTATCATCTTCGCGTTTCATCCATCTGCACAAAAATGTAGTAGTGAAGCTGCAAGAGTATTGCGTGACGCAGCAGTGAAGCATGGTGCACCTGAAGATTGTATTCAATGGATCGAGTTACCGTCAATTGAAGCAACGAAACAATTAATGAACCACCCTGGAATTGCACTAGTACTTGCAACTGGTGGAGCAGGAATGGTGAAATCAGCTTACAGTACTGGGAAGCCGGCACTTGGTGTAGGCCCTGGTAACGTTCCGTGCTATATTGAAAAAACTGCTGTTGTTAAACGTGCAGTTAATGACCTAATTTTATCAAAAACATTTGATAATGGAATGATTTGTGCTTCTGAGCAAGCAGTAATCATCGATAAAGAGATCTATGAAGAAGTGAAAGCTGAAATGCTTGATAAAGGCTGCTACTTCTTATCAGCTGAAGAAACTGCTAAAGTGTCTAAACTTGTGATTAGAGAAGATACATGCGCAGTAAATGCGGATATTGTTGGTAAATCAGCATACGAAATTGCAAAAATGGCAGGAGTTAAAGTGCCAGTTGATGCAAAAATATTAGTGGCAGAGCTACAAGGTGTAGGTCCTGACTACCCACTATCAAGAGAAAAATTAAGCCCAGTACTTGCATGCTATAAAGTAAATTCTACAAGTGAAGGATTACAAAGAGCAGAAGAAATGCTTGAGTTTGGTGGTCTTGGTCACTCAGCTGTTATCCACTCTACAAATGAAGAAGTTCAAAAAGCCTATGGAATCAGAATGAAAGCATGCCGTATTATCGTTAATGCTCCATCTTCTCAAGGTGCAATTGGTGATATCTACAATGCTTTCCTACCATCATTAACTCTTGGGTGTGGTTCTTACGGGAAAAACTCAGTAGCATCTAACGTTGGAGCGATTCATCTATTAAACGTAAAACGTATGGCGAGAAGGAATAATAATATGCAATGGTTCAAAGTTCCACCAAAAATCTATTTTGAGAAAAACTCAACTCAATATCTAGCAAAAATCCCTAACATTTCACGTGCATTCATCGTAACAGATCCTGGAATGGTGAAGCTTGGCTATGTAGACAGAGTTACTCATTATCTTCGTCAACGCCCAGACCTAGTTCATGTCGATGTGTTCTCAGATGTTGAACCAGATCCATCAATTGATACAGTTATGAAAGGTGCAGAAGCGATGATGGCTTTTCAACCAGATGTCATTATTGCGCTTGGTGGAGGTTCAGCGATGGATGCTGCAAAAGGAATGTGGTTGTTCTATGAACACCCAGAAGCAGACTTCTTTGGCTTAAAACAAAAGTTCCTAGATATTCGCAAACGTGTTGTTAAATATCCAAAGCTTGATAAAACTCAATTCGTTGCAATCCCAACAACCTCTGGTACAGGATCTGAAGTAACTTCATTCTCTGTTATTACAGATAAAGTTAATAATATTAAGTATCCATTGGCCGATTATGAGTTAACTCCAGATGTAGCGATTGTTGACCCTACTTTTGTAATGACCGTACCAAAAGTAATTACTGCAGATACAGGTATGGACGTTTTAACACATGCATTTGAAGCATATGTTTCAATTATGGCGAATGATTACACAGACGGATTGGCAATGAAAGCGATCCAACTTGTATTTGAATATCTACCTCGTGCCTATCATGATGGAAGTGACGCAGTAGCTCGTGAGAAAATGCATAATGCATCTACGATTGCGGGTATGGCATTTGCCAATGCATTCTTAGGAATTAACCACAGCTTAGCTCATAAGCTTGGTGCCGAATTCCATATTGCACACGGACGCTCAAATACAATCTTAATGCCGCATGTCATTCGTTACAATGCATCTAAACCTAAGAAATTTGCTTCATTTCCTAAATATGAGCACTTTATTGCAGACCAACGCTATGCTGAAATTGCTAGAACACTAGGATTACCTGCTAGAACAACAGAAGAAGGTGTTGAAAGCCTAGTTCAAGCTGTTATTAAGCTAGCTAAAGAGCTAGACATTCCGATGAGCATTGAGGCGAATGGTGTAACTAAGAAACAATTCGAAGCTAAAGTTGACTATTTAGCAGAGCGTGCTTTTGAAGATCAGTGTACTACTGCTAATCCGAAGTTACCTCTTGTAACAGAATTAGCTGAAATTTATCGTCAAGCGTTTAAGGGTGTTTAA
- a CDS encoding M20 peptidase aminoacylase family protein, producing the protein MTTLEEQSFQKEILSLFNYFHNHPEVSWKEYETTQYIRTFLQQFPCRVTTFPDHTGLIAEIGSGSPVIGIRADIDALWQEVDGVYQPVHSCGHDAHMTIVLGTLLRLLNKTVHQGTIRFIFQPAEEKGNGALKLIEKKVADDLDYLFGVHLRPYQELENGKASPAIYHGASGCITGSIHGDDMHGARPHLGVNAIEVGASLVQMLKQIVLNPMTPYSVKLTSFHAGGESFNVIPGSATFSIDLRAQTNEAMEELQLRIDQVFRTLRTLYNVEIKTEMPANLVAAEVNDEAQALLSKAIEEVLGYDRLAEPIVTTGGDDFHYYTVKNPSIKATMLGLGCDLAPGLHHPQMSFNKDAIFTGIDVLVKAVDITLSRSVGKERELSIAK; encoded by the coding sequence TTGACTACATTAGAGGAGCAGAGTTTTCAAAAAGAAATTTTATCACTATTCAATTACTTTCATAATCATCCCGAAGTAAGTTGGAAGGAATATGAAACAACACAATATATAAGAACGTTTTTGCAACAATTCCCTTGCAGAGTGACAACGTTTCCTGATCATACTGGCCTTATAGCTGAAATCGGTAGTGGCTCTCCTGTTATTGGAATTCGTGCTGATATTGATGCGCTATGGCAAGAGGTTGATGGTGTGTATCAGCCTGTTCATTCTTGTGGACATGATGCTCATATGACGATTGTTCTTGGTACATTATTGCGACTTTTGAATAAGACAGTTCATCAAGGAACGATCCGGTTTATTTTTCAACCTGCTGAGGAAAAAGGTAATGGAGCGCTTAAGTTAATTGAAAAGAAGGTAGCAGATGATCTTGACTATTTATTTGGTGTTCATCTACGACCTTATCAGGAACTAGAAAACGGGAAGGCTTCACCAGCAATTTACCATGGCGCTAGTGGATGTATTACAGGTTCTATTCATGGTGATGATATGCATGGCGCAAGACCTCATCTAGGGGTAAATGCGATTGAAGTAGGTGCAAGTCTTGTTCAAATGCTAAAGCAAATTGTATTAAATCCGATGACACCCTATTCTGTCAAATTAACTTCGTTCCATGCTGGAGGAGAAAGTTTTAACGTTATTCCTGGCTCAGCAACATTTAGTATTGATCTTCGCGCTCAAACAAACGAGGCAATGGAGGAGCTACAGTTAAGAATAGATCAAGTTTTTCGTACTCTTAGAACCCTTTATAATGTTGAAATAAAAACTGAAATGCCAGCAAACTTAGTCGCTGCAGAAGTTAATGATGAAGCCCAAGCGCTTTTATCTAAGGCAATCGAAGAGGTTCTTGGTTATGACCGATTAGCTGAACCAATTGTTACAACAGGTGGAGATGACTTTCATTATTACACAGTAAAGAACCCGTCCATAAAAGCAACTATGCTGGGATTGGGGTGTGATTTGGCACCTGGATTACATCACCCACAAATGAGTTTTAATAAAGATGCGATTTTTACCGGAATTGATGTTTTAGTCAAAGCTGTTGACATCACTCTATCACGTTCAGTCGGGAAGGAAAGAGAATTATCAATAGCAAAATAG
- a CDS encoding DnaJ family domain-containing protein has protein sequence MDFSQIASEDKIRRAYEDGEFNDLPGLGEKLKLEDLSAIPQELRMAYKMMKNAGIINEETELRKELLTIEDLIDKCQDDGQRAQLQGKLTQKKLRLNQVMKTRKSNSNSAMFKNYETKINSKF, from the coding sequence ATGGACTTTTCACAGATTGCATCTGAAGATAAAATTCGACGTGCATATGAAGATGGTGAATTTAATGATTTACCCGGATTAGGAGAAAAGTTAAAGCTTGAAGATCTATCCGCTATTCCTCAGGAGCTTCGAATGGCATATAAAATGATGAAAAATGCAGGGATTATAAATGAAGAGACAGAGCTTAGAAAAGAGTTATTAACCATTGAAGATTTGATTGATAAATGTCAAGACGATGGTCAAAGAGCACAGCTGCAAGGGAAACTTACTCAAAAAAAGCTAAGATTAAACCAAGTCATGAAAACGAGGAAAAGTAATTCCAATTCAGCAATGTTCAAAAACTATGAAACAAAGATAAATAGTAAGTTTTGA
- the hutG gene encoding formimidoylglutamase, with product MDYLKAAGKAVFNDQFVTKADVLLHSAETANHSIGLIGVPLSKSSISHSGASFSPTVIRRMLQSFTTYCSSSEIDLVNSLITDFGDVVMHATDITESQSRIKSTIEKILIDHQPNHMIILGGDHSISFPSIAAFSKQSKVGVIQFDAHHDLRNLDDGGPTNGTPFRSLIEGNYIEGKNLVQIGIRDFMNSKAYSDYAKEKGVKVFTVQDVQTKSIELIVKEAIDYLSREVDMIYLSVDVDVLDQAFAPGCPAIGPGGLDSATLLKAIEIVSSCSLVKAIDIVEIDPTIDFRDMTSKMAAYIILTFLKNVGKN from the coding sequence ATGGATTATCTAAAAGCAGCAGGGAAAGCTGTTTTTAATGATCAGTTTGTTACAAAAGCGGATGTACTGCTACACTCAGCTGAAACAGCGAATCATTCAATTGGCCTAATAGGTGTGCCGTTATCGAAATCATCAATTAGTCATTCAGGGGCATCTTTTTCACCCACAGTAATTAGGAGAATGTTACAGTCATTTACAACCTATTGTAGTAGTTCAGAGATTGATTTAGTTAATAGTCTTATAACAGATTTCGGAGATGTGGTGATGCATGCAACAGATATTACCGAATCACAATCTCGAATAAAAAGTACAATTGAAAAGATTTTAATAGACCATCAACCCAATCATATGATTATTTTGGGTGGAGACCATTCCATAAGTTTTCCTTCAATTGCGGCATTCTCTAAACAAAGTAAAGTGGGTGTGATCCAATTCGACGCCCACCATGACCTAAGAAATCTTGATGACGGAGGTCCAACGAATGGTACACCCTTCCGTAGTTTAATAGAAGGCAACTATATTGAGGGGAAAAACCTTGTTCAAATTGGTATTCGTGACTTCATGAATAGCAAAGCATATTCAGATTATGCCAAAGAAAAAGGGGTAAAGGTTTTTACCGTACAGGATGTTCAAACTAAATCTATCGAATTAATCGTGAAGGAAGCGATTGACTACCTTTCAAGAGAGGTGGATATGATTTATCTTTCTGTTGATGTGGATGTATTAGATCAGGCATTTGCTCCAGGTTGTCCAGCAATTGGACCTGGTGGGTTGGATAGCGCGACTTTACTTAAAGCTATAGAAATAGTAAGTTCTTGTTCTCTTGTAAAAGCAATCGATATTGTTGAAATTGACCCAACAATCGATTTTAGAGATATGACAAGTAAAATGGCTGCTTATATTATTTTAACTTTTTTAAAAAATGTTGGTAAAAATTAA
- the hutI gene encoding imidazolonepropionase: MIKKVDTLIINIGQLLTMDTGSNEPVRGDALQSLPIVEHAAVGIMDGKIVFAGFEKDANTLEAKEVIDADGKLVTPGLVDSHTHLIFGGSREHELSLKQQGVPYLEILQQGGGILSTVKATREATEEELLNKAYFHLNRLLSYGITTVEAKSGYGLDTETELKQLRVVKKLNEIHCIDLVSTFLGAHAIPPEYKQQSEEFLLEMENLLDVIKEESLAEFVDIFCETGVFTVEQSRRFLTSAKRRGFDVKIHADEIDPLGGTELAVELCARSGDHLVGASDEGIRQLADSSTIAVLLPGTSFYLGKDKNARAREMIDAGCAVALSTDFNPGSSPTENLQLIMSLAALKLKMSPEEIWYAVTVNAAHAINREKTAGKIALHRPADLVIWDSPNYQYIPYHYGVNHVNTVLKNGHVVYKRGQ, encoded by the coding sequence ATGATTAAGAAAGTAGATACACTCATAATCAATATTGGGCAGTTGCTAACAATGGATACAGGGTCAAACGAACCTGTGAGAGGGGATGCACTTCAGAGTTTACCCATTGTTGAGCATGCAGCTGTGGGAATTATGGATGGCAAGATTGTATTTGCAGGTTTCGAAAAAGATGCTAACACGCTAGAAGCGAAGGAAGTTATAGATGCTGATGGGAAATTAGTTACTCCAGGATTAGTAGATTCTCATACACATTTAATATTCGGTGGATCCAGAGAGCATGAGCTTTCATTAAAACAACAAGGAGTTCCATATTTAGAGATATTGCAACAAGGAGGGGGCATTCTATCAACGGTTAAAGCTACACGAGAAGCCACCGAGGAAGAATTACTCAATAAAGCTTATTTTCATTTAAATCGTTTATTAAGCTATGGAATAACAACAGTGGAAGCGAAAAGTGGTTATGGCTTAGATACTGAAACCGAGCTAAAGCAACTAAGGGTTGTCAAAAAGTTGAATGAAATCCACTGTATCGATCTCGTCTCGACTTTTCTAGGAGCACACGCAATCCCTCCAGAATATAAGCAGCAATCAGAAGAATTTTTACTAGAAATGGAGAACCTCTTGGATGTAATAAAAGAAGAGAGCTTAGCAGAGTTTGTCGACATCTTCTGTGAAACGGGTGTTTTTACAGTAGAGCAGTCAAGAAGGTTTTTAACCTCTGCAAAACGAAGAGGATTTGATGTGAAAATACATGCTGATGAGATTGATCCTTTAGGTGGTACAGAGCTAGCGGTTGAACTGTGTGCAAGAAGCGGGGACCACCTTGTTGGAGCATCTGATGAGGGAATACGGCAATTGGCCGACTCTAGTACCATTGCGGTATTACTTCCGGGAACATCCTTTTATCTAGGGAAAGACAAGAATGCTAGAGCAAGAGAAATGATTGATGCGGGATGTGCTGTTGCTTTATCGACAGATTTTAATCCAGGAAGCTCACCCACGGAAAATTTACAATTGATCATGTCATTAGCAGCATTAAAATTAAAAATGTCACCTGAGGAAATATGGTATGCAGTTACTGTAAATGCAGCGCACGCGATAAACAGAGAGAAGACTGCAGGGAAAATTGCACTACATCGTCCGGCAGATCTAGTGATTTGGGATAGTCCAAACTATCAATATATTCCTTATCATTATGGTGTGAATCATGTGAACACAGTGCTTAAAAACGGTCATGTGGTCTATAAAAGGGGGCAATGA